ATCTTGAGCTCAATTGGCTTTGAAATGATTTGCCTTCGTAATACATAGCAGAGAAATATAGTTGGTATAGCGACTAAGGACATCCATAAAAACGGTAAACTAGGAGATATTTGATATAAATATCCAGATAATACTGTTAAAAGTCCAGTGCCAAGACTCATCGCTAATGATGCGTAAATGCCTTGTGCAGATGGTATCAACTCAGGCGGAACCTTTTCATTTACAAATCGAAAAAAGGCGTAATGGGTCAATCCGAATGTTAGGGAGTGAAGAATTTGTGAAAATACAAATACAAGTATGTTGCTCTCGAAGTAAATTAACAACCACCTAGTCGCCGACCCCAGAGCTGCTATGAAAAACAAAGATGGAATTGAGAAGTTTTGGAACACTCGGTTAGAGATATAAAAAAAGAATATTTCACAGAAGACTGCCAGCGATAGAATAATGCCAATTATGCTGTTTGCTGCTCCTAGATGCTGTAAATAGAGTACACCGTAGTTATAGTATGCTGCATGCGAACCCTGAAGTAGAGTGCAGATTGTGATACAAATCAAAAAGTCTTTTGACTTGAAAAGGTAAAATAAAGAAATTCGATTAGACTCAATTTTGATGTTTATTGGGTGTGGAACTCTAAAAGAAGCAGATAGTGACAATAAAAAACTACCAGCGATCATAATGTAAATAATTACTTGTTCACCATTGTTGGTGATAAACCATCCGACTAAAGTGAGTGCAAAGACGTATCCAAAGGACCCTAAGGATCTACTTTTTCCATAATTAATTGTTTGAGCTTTGACTAGCAAGGAAGCGATCGTTTCGTTCATGGGCAATAGCATTGGATAGACTAAGCTGAATAAAACGGTTACTAAGACCAATATGTCAACACGGTGTAGCGGTATAAAGAGTAATAAAATTGTAGTAGTCAACCAGGAAACTAAAATCGATAACCTAGAAAGCCGAACAAATTTGCATAGCATTGGGAATAAATACAACGTAGAAACAGATCGTGTCACATATCCAATTGCAATTATTAGACCTACCGTCTGAACCGGAATTTCTTTTGAGGTTAACCATACTGTCCAATAAGGAAGAAATATACCCCAAGTAAAAAAAAACGAAAAAAATCGAAGTGACATCCATCGTTGATAAATCATAAATAAGCCGCCCTAACTTTTGCAACGATTTCGTGATCCAGACCCCCACGGATTATTTGAAACCATTCCACCATTTTTTGAAAAGCGATTAAAGCCGACTCTTTGCGGTATTGAGTAGAGTACGGGTCACACCAACCATGTCGTCCAGCAAGCTGAAATATGGTAATTTTTCTATTTGTTTCTAACTCAGCTATAAGTTCTTTCGCTTGAAAGGCCGTTTCTCTTTCAGAATAAAAAAGTAACACTGGACATTTAGGCTGAATATCTAGATGGTCCCTTATTCGGGAACCGTAATAACCAATTACTCCATCGCACAAATATTCATCTTCACAACATAACCAAGCACAAGTTGCCCCGACGCTATAACCAATTATCAACACAAACTCATAGTTTGGGCGGATTTGCTGTAACAAATGTTTGATTTGAATTGTAGCGTCTTTAAATCCAACATATTCAGTGAAATTACGATAAGCTTCTTGCTCTTGGTCATATCCATACGATGTATCGACACCTAGCAAGTTTGGGCAATATACATCGAACTGCAATTCAGAAAACTGTAAGCAGATATTTTGTATATGTTTATTGACACCATATATTTCATGAACAACTATAACAGCATTGCGTGAGTCGTTGTTAAACATCAGCATAAATTACATTTTCCTCCTTTAGTGAAAATTAGGTAAACCAAGAGGTTAAAAACTTCTTGATTTACCTAGTAAGTATTTTAGAATTTTACTGGCATCGTAGTAATTCCGTGAAATGTTGGATTCATCGTCCACGACGGCTTGTTCAAATCGTAAAGTGGAGAGATGTTCGGGAATTTCTCGATCACTTCTAGCATGATTTCCGTGATTTCTGCACGTGCAAACGATGCTGCTATGCAA
The nucleotide sequence above comes from Paenibacillus sp. IHBB 10380. Encoded proteins:
- a CDS encoding 3-phenylpropionate MFS transporter, giving the protein MIYQRWMSLRFFSFFFTWGIFLPYWTVWLTSKEIPVQTVGLIIAIGYVTRSVSTLYLFPMLCKFVRLSRLSILVSWLTTTILLLFIPLHRVDILVLVTVLFSLVYPMLLPMNETIASLLVKAQTINYGKSRSLGSFGYVFALTLVGWFITNNGEQVIIYIMIAGSFLLSLSASFRVPHPINIKIESNRISLFYLFKSKDFLICITICTLLQGSHAAYYNYGVLYLQHLGAANSIIGIILSLAVFCEIFFFYISNRVFQNFSIPSLFFIAALGSATRWLLIYFESNILVFVFSQILHSLTFGLTHYAFFRFVNEKVPPELIPSAQGIYASLAMSLGTGLLTVLSGYLYQISPSLPFLWMSLVAIPTIFLCYVLRRQIISKPIELKI
- a CDS encoding dienelactone hydrolase family protein, giving the protein MLMFNNDSRNAVIVVHEIYGVNKHIQNICLQFSELQFDVYCPNLLGVDTSYGYDQEQEAYRNFTEYVGFKDATIQIKHLLQQIRPNYEFVLIIGYSVGATCAWLCCEDEYLCDGVIGYYGSRIRDHLDIQPKCPVLLFYSERETAFQAKELIAELETNRKITIFQLAGRHGWCDPYSTQYRKESALIAFQKMVEWFQIIRGGLDHEIVAKVRAAYL